DNA from Fibrobacterota bacterium:
TACCCTCGGAGAGGCAGCCTCCGCCGGTCCGGCGGCCAAGGGACACCGGAGACGGCGCGGCGGAAGGGGCCGTGGTAGGGGCCGGGGCGAAGGCGGCGTGTCGGGGCCGGTTCTACCTGCTATGCCGAATGCGCCACCGGAGGATCTCCCCAGGGCGGGAACCGCGAAGGCCCCGGCCCGGGGCCGGAGCCAAGCGCGACCAATCGAAGGGAATGCAGGCGAAGGGAAAACCAAGCCCGTGAAGAGCGGCGCCCGGCCGCGTCGCAGGGGCCCGGGGTCGGCGGGTCCAGCCCGATCGGCTAAACCCGCGGCCTGAATCCGCGCCGGTCGCCGGACCGTTGGGCCGGGTCAAGGATTGACGGGTATCGCCTCGGACAGGATCCGTTCGGGCTTGAGATGATCGCGGGCGAAAGCCTCTGCCTCTTCCGGGGTCGCGAATCGCCCGACCCAAACCTGGTAGATCCGTTTTCCTCCCCGTTCCCGCTCCAAGGTTTCCGGGGTCAGTCCCAACTTGGATAAGGTCGCCATCATGGCCTGGGCGTTGGAGGCCTGCGTGAAGGCCCCGCATTGCAAGGTGTAGGGCTTTCCTGATGGTGCCGAAGCGGAAGGATGCGCGGGAGGGGCCGAAGGGGCGGGGGAGACCGTGGCATGCTCGGCCTCGGATACGGGCGCCGGCGCTTCCTTGGCGTTGTCCGGGATCGCGCCGGCCGCGGCCAGGCTGTCCCGAGTCGAGGTCGGAACCGGCGTGCGCGAGAATCCGGATCCGGATCTCCAGCGCGCGGTATCGGCCCCCGCATTCAGCTTGCGTAAATAACGGGCTTCCGGCGACTGGGGGTATTTCGCGATCAATTGCGACAAGAGGGATTTTTCCGCGCCGCGATCGACGCCTTGCCGCGTCTGCGCGCCCAACAGCAGCAAGGACGGCCTCTCCTCGTCGGGCGCCTTGTCCATGGCTTGCATCGTCGCTTGCCAGGCCCCTTCCCGATCCCCTTTGCCGGCCTTGGCTTTGGCCAAGCCCTCGAGGGCCAGCGGGCGGTAGTAATCGCCCGGCTTGGTCTCCTCCAAGAGTTTCGCGAACCAGGTTTCGCCGGAATCCAGGTAGCTCGCCTTATCCGCGCGCGAACGCACGAGCGCCAGGCAGGCATTGCCCATCCAATAGGTCGCCGGGTCCCTCCATCCCCCTTGGGGATAACGGCGCAGGTAATCGCGGAAGTAGGGGATGGCCAGATAATATTTGCCGGTGGCGTAGGTGTATTGCCCCAACCGGAACAGCGCCTCTTCCGCCTCCGCGGAACTCCCGCCCGCCTTGATGGCTTTCTGGAGGTAGTCCGCCGATTCCTGTCCCGCGGGCGACAGCTTCCCGATGAGAAGCAGCAGGAAGGCATCGTCCGGGTGCGCGGCCAGGGACTTCAGCGCCATGGCGCGCGCCGAATCCAATAAGCCCTTGCGGGCCAAATCCAAGATGGCTTCGCGTCCCGAGGGATTGGCAGCGGCGGCCGCGGCAACGGCCGAAGGCGCTTCTCCGGGCGAAGACCCCTCGGGCAAGGAGGCGTAGCGGACCTGGGGCGGAGGATCCTTGGGTACGGAGAGGGACGCGGACAATGGAAGGGCGCAGACCGCGAGCAAGGGGAACCAGGCGCGGATCACGGAGCGGGACGCTCCCCGGAACGGGTGGCGGCGCGATCGAGTTCGGCCCGCAAACGGGCGATCTCCCCGTTCTTACGGCGCACCTCCCGTTGCAAGGCGATGGTGCGCGGCAAATCGATGGCCAGGAACAAGGCCACTCCCGCGGCGAACGCGATCACCAGCCAGAAACCGAGGATGAGGCTGGCTTCCAGCTTGAAGAAATGAATGGGAACGGTGCGACCCAATTCGCTTTGGTTGAGGGCCACGAAGACGCCGATGATCACCAGGACGATCAGGAAGGCGAAGCGTTTGAAGTAGACCATGCGACCGCCTCTCAAGCCGGTATGATTTCGCCGCGCAGCACGATGCCGCTCCGGCCCAGGATGCGTACGCGGGCCAGGGTCCCCTTGCCCACGCCGGGCGCGTCCGGAACGATGACCTTCTTGAAGCAACTGGTTTTCCCCACCCATTCGCCCTTGTCCCGCGAGGACCGATCCTCGATCAAGATCTCCTCCACCCGGCCGGCCATGGCCTCGAGCTTGCGCTCGGTGATGCCCATCTGCAAGGCGATGAGGCGCTCCAGGCGCGCCTGCTTCTGCGCGGCAGTAAGCGTCTCGGGCTCGTCGAAGGCGGGCGTGCCCTCCCGCGGCGAGTAGGCGAACATGAAGGCGCTGTCGAAGCCGACTTCCTCCACCATCGAAAGGGTGTCCTCGAAGTCCCGCTCCGTCTCGCCCACGAACCCCGCGATGATGTCGGTGGAGAGGGCGACGCCGGGAAGATTTTCCCGCAGTTCGCATACGATTTCCAGGAAGCGTTCGCGGGTGTATTGCCGCCGCATCTTCTTGAGCATGGCGTTGGAGCCCGATTGCAAAGGCATATGCACGTGGCGGCAGACCTTGGGGGATTCCGCCATGGCGCGGATGGTTTCGGAATCGAAATGGCGGGGATGGGGGGAAGTGAAACGAATGCGTTCCAGGCCTTCGATTTCATTAAGCTTGCGCAAGAGCGAGGCGAAATCGTCGGACTCGGTGCGATACGAATTGACGGTCTGGCCCAACAGGCAGACT
Protein-coding regions in this window:
- a CDS encoding LapA family protein, which gives rise to MVYFKRFAFLIVLVIIGVFVALNQSELGRTVPIHFFKLEASLILGFWLVIAFAAGVALFLAIDLPRTIALQREVRRKNGEIARLRAELDRAATRSGERPAP
- the miaB gene encoding tRNA (N6-isopentenyl adenosine(37)-C2)-methylthiotransferase MiaB gives rise to the protein MSELPKPSGAGKYFLATFGCQMNVYDSNLVGGMLEKRGMLQTGEAEEADVLIVNTCSIRGGAEDRAYARIAAMRHYKRRNPAVRIAVIGCMAQNHGEKIPVELDHVDYVVGPDNYRQLEGMIFSGRPAAAEVLTEQNAFENYDGIMAKLDSAVTCHITIMRGCNKRCTYCIVPTVRGVERSREAESILSEVERAVSEGVKEVCLLGQTVNSYRTESDDFASLLRKLNEIEGLERIRFTSPHPRHFDSETIRAMAESPKVCRHVHMPLQSGSNAMLKKMRRQYTRERFLEIVCELRENLPGVALSTDIIAGFVGETERDFEDTLSMVEEVGFDSAFMFAYSPREGTPAFDEPETLTAAQKQARLERLIALQMGITERKLEAMAGRVEEILIEDRSSRDKGEWVGKTSCFKKVIVPDAPGVGKGTLARVRILGRSGIVLRGEIIPA
- a CDS encoding SPOR domain-containing protein — translated: MIRAWFPLLAVCALPLSASLSVPKDPPPQVRYASLPEGSSPGEAPSAVAAAAAANPSGREAILDLARKGLLDSARAMALKSLAAHPDDAFLLLLIGKLSPAGQESADYLQKAIKAGGSSAEAEEALFRLGQYTYATGKYYLAIPYFRDYLRRYPQGGWRDPATYWMGNACLALVRSRADKASYLDSGETWFAKLLEETKPGDYYRPLALEGLAKAKAGKGDREGAWQATMQAMDKAPDEERPSLLLLGAQTRQGVDRGAEKSLLSQLIAKYPQSPEARYLRKLNAGADTARWRSGSGFSRTPVPTSTRDSLAAAGAIPDNAKEAPAPVSEAEHATVSPAPSAPPAHPSASAPSGKPYTLQCGAFTQASNAQAMMATLSKLGLTPETLERERGGKRIYQVWVGRFATPEEAEAFARDHLKPERILSEAIPVNP